The following proteins come from a genomic window of Thermomicrobiales bacterium:
- a CDS encoding M20/M25/M40 family metallo-hydrolase, giving the protein MSDLNIDLLKRLCETPGVSGREGKIAALVRDELRPICDEVTVDPFGNVAGIRKGTGGPRLMLAAHTDEIGFLVSHIDEQGFLRVQAIGGFDMTVLPAQRVIVWDRSGNPHRGVFMIATKPAHLLDGSESNKFKTTDLFIDLGMTADQVRAAINLGDQVTMDRTLEVVGDSVISKSLDDRVGVFIMIEALRKVDGANAEIHAVATAQEEVGLRGARVAGYTADPDISIAIDITLSLDIPGMKPSDYVTQLGKGAALKYFDSSVIPNYKLVDHFRDLAEANGIPYQFEFLPRGGTDAGATAQARGGNAAFTLSIPTRYAHTVNEMARLADIQACIDLLAAFLTDAGSRSYDIVD; this is encoded by the coding sequence GTGTCCGATCTGAATATCGACCTGCTCAAGCGGCTCTGTGAAACACCTGGAGTCTCGGGACGCGAGGGGAAGATTGCCGCATTGGTGCGTGACGAGTTGCGGCCCATCTGCGATGAGGTGACGGTCGATCCCTTTGGAAATGTCGCCGGCATCCGCAAGGGCACAGGTGGTCCAAGGTTGATGCTCGCGGCGCACACCGACGAGATCGGTTTCCTCGTTTCGCATATCGACGAACAGGGATTCTTGCGCGTTCAGGCCATCGGCGGGTTCGACATGACCGTGCTGCCCGCGCAGAGGGTCATCGTCTGGGATCGATCCGGCAATCCGCATCGTGGCGTTTTCATGATTGCCACCAAGCCGGCGCATCTGCTGGATGGGTCGGAGAGCAACAAGTTCAAGACCACGGATCTCTTCATCGACCTCGGCATGACGGCTGACCAGGTCAGGGCTGCTATCAATCTGGGCGATCAGGTAACCATGGATCGCACGCTGGAGGTGGTCGGCGATTCGGTCATTTCGAAGTCGCTCGACGACCGGGTCGGCGTTTTCATCATGATCGAAGCGCTGCGGAAGGTGGACGGCGCCAACGCCGAGATCCATGCGGTTGCCACTGCCCAGGAGGAAGTGGGACTGCGCGGCGCGCGCGTGGCGGGCTACACCGCAGATCCCGACATTTCTATTGCAATCGATATCACATTGTCGCTCGACATCCCGGGCATGAAACCATCGGACTATGTGACCCAGCTCGGCAAGGGCGCCGCGCTCAAGTACTTCGATTCCTCCGTCATCCCGAACTACAAGCTCGTCGATCATTTCCGCGATCTGGCAGAGGCGAACGGCATACCGTATCAGTTCGAGTTCCTCCCGCGTGGGGGTACAGATGCCGGCGCAACCGCGCAGGCACGCGGTGGAAATGCGGCGTTCACACTCTCGATCCCGACCCGTTACGCGCACACGGTGAACGAGATGGCGCGCCTCGCCGATATTCAAGCCTGTATCGATCTCCTGGCCGCGTTTTTGACCGATGCTGGCTCGCGGTCCTACGATATCGTCGACTGA
- a CDS encoding ABC transporter substrate-binding protein: MPIDDRTTEPTTTQPEIARLMETFRKTCPNPTRRDLMRWSAIATAAVAANRMGVGSSSAAPTNPNRSLARYQDNIVTDAKLTIPYDPWGQTVTLDPHHTVNWGPFWVMFPNVWGGLLRYNENGGVENDLCESYEVSDDGETYTFKIKPDLKFASGNPVNADAFISSWLRALDPANPSPMADFMALVEGYDDYVAGNSTEIGFQKIDDLTVAISLNDAYSFFPSLLAAYVWAVVDPAVVAELGDEEFALGGAGTGPWQFSEFDPANSVVMTPNPNYWDGNSPSLTELTWLFLTGPDAASAALDMYKSGNAISADVPLSLLETVTGDETLNAQLVRIAPQGSVRAIGMDFNQEPFNDVRVRRAVAMSIDRDVWANEIWQGTWAPGSAMMPPVLETIANYTSPDGIGFDAAGAKALLEEAGYPNAEGLPTITYYQASEDSDSDKGRDAALLAMIKENSGIDIVHDTSLSMQQIVVRPDRRQRRQPVQHCLVVEHLQHTASALCRRCADRRGDGRGLQLESGSRADWRRGSGRGGSQLPGSRRSGGRRTR; this comes from the coding sequence GTGCCGATCGACGATCGAACCACAGAGCCCACCACGACTCAACCCGAGATCGCTCGGTTGATGGAGACCTTCCGGAAGACCTGCCCGAACCCAACCCGGCGTGACCTGATGCGCTGGTCAGCGATTGCCACGGCTGCGGTAGCGGCAAATCGAATGGGCGTCGGATCGAGCTCAGCCGCTCCAACCAACCCGAATCGATCTCTCGCGCGATACCAGGACAACATCGTCACAGACGCCAAGCTCACGATCCCCTACGACCCATGGGGGCAAACGGTGACGCTGGATCCCCACCACACCGTCAACTGGGGACCGTTTTGGGTCATGTTCCCCAACGTTTGGGGCGGTCTCTTGCGGTACAACGAGAACGGCGGCGTCGAAAACGATCTGTGCGAGAGCTACGAGGTCAGCGACGATGGCGAGACGTACACCTTCAAGATCAAACCGGACCTGAAGTTCGCATCGGGCAACCCGGTCAATGCAGACGCGTTCATCTCGAGCTGGTTACGCGCGCTCGATCCGGCCAACCCTTCCCCGATGGCCGACTTCATGGCCTTGGTCGAGGGATATGACGACTACGTTGCCGGCAACTCGACCGAGATTGGCTTCCAGAAGATCGACGACTTGACGGTCGCGATCTCGCTGAACGACGCATACAGCTTTTTCCCCTCGTTGCTGGCGGCGTATGTCTGGGCGGTGGTCGATCCGGCTGTTGTTGCCGAACTCGGCGACGAGGAGTTCGCCCTGGGCGGCGCGGGAACCGGGCCGTGGCAGTTCTCTGAGTTCGATCCGGCGAACAGCGTGGTGATGACCCCAAATCCCAACTACTGGGATGGAAACTCTCCCTCGCTCACTGAACTGACATGGCTCTTCCTGACCGGTCCTGACGCGGCCAGCGCCGCGCTCGATATGTACAAGAGCGGCAACGCAATCTCGGCCGACGTGCCCCTCTCGTTGCTGGAGACCGTGACCGGCGACGAAACCCTGAACGCGCAGCTTGTGCGCATCGCGCCCCAGGGTTCTGTGCGCGCGATTGGCATGGACTTCAATCAGGAACCGTTCAACGATGTGCGCGTGCGGCGTGCTGTGGCAATGTCGATCGACCGCGATGTCTGGGCCAATGAGATCTGGCAGGGAACCTGGGCTCCTGGCAGCGCCATGATGCCGCCTGTGCTGGAAACGATTGCGAACTACACTAGCCCAGACGGTATTGGTTTCGATGCCGCGGGCGCCAAGGCGTTGCTGGAGGAAGCGGGCTATCCCAATGCCGAGGGACTGCCGACCATCACGTACTATCAGGCGTCGGAAGACTCAGATTCGGACAAGGGACGTGACGCCGCGCTGCTGGCGATGATCAAGGAAAACAGCGGCATCGACATCGTGCATGACACGTCGCTCTCGATGCAGCAGATCGTCGTACGACCAGACCGCAGACAACGGCGGCAGCCAGTTCAACATTGTCTGGTGGTGGAACATCTACAACACACCGCATCTGCTCTATGTCGTCGGTGCGCCGACCGCCGCGGCGATGGCCGGGGTCTTCAACTGGAATCCGGATCTCGAGCCGATTGGCGACGCGGATCCGGGCGCGGCGGCAGCCAACTTCCAGGATCTCGTCGATCAGGCGGACGAAGAACAAGATGA
- a CDS encoding zinc ribbon domain-containing protein, giving the protein MTESIVLSLVFAGIIALIGYIGANVGVARGFVLSTAILAGAEAALWWSDRIGERLSDWFSMSVATGRFLAAMVLLLVVVLLMGFAGSLVLRWGTPTRWGALLGALLGAANGALLIAMALRLYYLAYAGQLTSDPLDDSIVTRVLWRNFDWFILGFSLVASLLLLYTRFSRLSLAIPDPSTRVSYARPVPPPVARPDPRARRIEESRALSPNPQAGSANTNGAAVKSSATPVDDTIYAPPRLSPTSSERVVERTMVVEVQETRTELPSARNTVRFCPNCGMTLDASDRFCPDCGFTL; this is encoded by the coding sequence GTGACTGAGTCGATCGTATTGAGCCTGGTCTTTGCAGGCATCATCGCGCTGATTGGGTATATCGGCGCCAATGTGGGTGTCGCGCGTGGATTCGTGCTGAGCACCGCCATTCTGGCCGGAGCGGAAGCTGCGCTTTGGTGGAGCGATCGCATCGGCGAGCGATTGAGCGACTGGTTCTCGATGAGTGTTGCGACCGGGCGTTTTCTCGCAGCCATGGTTCTGCTCCTGGTGGTGGTCCTGCTGATGGGGTTCGCCGGCTCGCTTGTACTGAGATGGGGTACGCCCACCCGGTGGGGGGCGCTGCTCGGCGCGTTGCTCGGCGCGGCCAACGGCGCGCTGCTGATCGCCATGGCGTTGCGCTTGTATTACCTCGCCTATGCCGGACAACTCACGAGTGATCCGCTCGACGACTCGATCGTCACACGTGTGCTCTGGCGGAATTTCGACTGGTTCATACTTGGCTTTTCCTTGGTTGCTTCGCTGCTCCTGCTCTATACCCGTTTCAGCCGCTTGTCGCTTGCTATTCCCGATCCGTCGACGCGAGTCAGCTATGCTCGGCCGGTTCCCCCGCCAGTGGCGCGACCGGATCCTCGCGCGCGCCGCATCGAGGAGTCGCGTGCGCTCTCCCCGAATCCCCAGGCCGGCTCCGCCAACACGAATGGGGCGGCAGTCAAGTCATCCGCAACTCCGGTCGATGACACCATCTACGCTCCACCGAGACTGTCTCCCACATCGAGCGAGAGAGTGGTGGAACGGACGATGGTGGTCGAGGTGCAGGAAACCAGAACTGAGCTTCCCTCGGCGCGCAACACGGTGCGGTTTTGTCCGAACTGCGGCATGACGCTCGATGCGTCCGATCGTTTCTGTCCCGACTGTGGCTTTACACTCTGA
- a CDS encoding M20 family metallopeptidase: MTSGIQRQRALDAIDSNAAVLRDVSQFIHDHPEIALEEVRSSAAAADLLERFGFDVERGIAGLPTAFRATTGSNGGPHVAFLAEYDALPGVGHGCGHNLICLSALAAGIGAKAALDGMPGRITVFGTPAEEAVGGKIIMKNAGVFDDVDAALGAHPGDVEAVCPTVPGSGEALACQGVTIAFRGKAAHAAADPFNGINALDALILTYNGINALRQHVKSDARMHGIIVKGGDAANVIPDYAEGFFFIRAGTQTYMYELVEKVRAIAEGAAQMTGATLDFSFPEEASWDMITNYNLARALKANIDRVGLELPEARAEEGTGSTDWGNVSYVVPSVETAYPIVSGRCTWHSQEVVDAAESELGYGNTFLVAKAMALTALDLIEQPETLAAIKAEFAASLAQRQAAR, translated from the coding sequence ATGACAAGTGGAATCCAGCGTCAGCGTGCGCTCGATGCAATCGACTCGAATGCGGCTGTGTTGCGGGATGTCTCGCAGTTTATTCATGACCATCCGGAGATTGCGCTGGAAGAAGTGCGTTCGAGCGCTGCGGCTGCCGACCTGCTGGAACGATTCGGATTCGATGTCGAGCGGGGGATCGCTGGACTCCCGACCGCCTTTCGCGCCACGACCGGATCGAATGGCGGACCCCACGTCGCGTTTCTCGCCGAGTACGATGCCCTCCCAGGCGTTGGCCACGGTTGTGGACACAATCTCATTTGCCTGAGCGCGCTGGCGGCTGGCATTGGAGCAAAGGCGGCGCTGGACGGAATGCCCGGGCGAATCACGGTATTTGGCACGCCCGCCGAAGAAGCCGTTGGCGGCAAGATCATCATGAAGAACGCCGGTGTCTTCGACGATGTCGATGCGGCGCTGGGCGCGCACCCGGGGGATGTGGAAGCTGTCTGCCCCACGGTGCCGGGTAGCGGCGAAGCGTTGGCCTGCCAAGGGGTGACGATTGCGTTTCGGGGCAAAGCGGCCCATGCCGCGGCCGACCCGTTCAACGGCATCAACGCGCTCGATGCGCTCATTCTGACCTACAACGGCATCAATGCTTTGCGGCAGCACGTAAAGTCGGACGCGCGCATGCACGGAATCATCGTCAAGGGTGGCGACGCTGCCAATGTGATTCCCGACTATGCCGAGGGCTTCTTCTTCATCCGTGCGGGAACTCAGACCTACATGTATGAGCTGGTCGAAAAGGTTCGCGCGATCGCTGAAGGCGCTGCCCAGATGACGGGCGCCACGCTCGACTTCTCGTTCCCGGAAGAAGCGTCCTGGGACATGATCACGAACTACAACCTGGCGCGGGCGCTCAAGGCGAACATCGATCGCGTTGGGCTGGAACTTCCGGAAGCGCGAGCCGAGGAAGGCACGGGCTCGACCGATTGGGGCAATGTGAGCTATGTGGTGCCGTCTGTCGAAACCGCGTATCCCATCGTCTCGGGTCGCTGCACATGGCATTCGCAAGAGGTCGTCGATGCCGCCGAGTCGGAACTCGGTTATGGCAATACATTCCTGGTGGCCAAGGCCATGGCGCTCACCGCGCTCGACCTGATCGAGCAGCCAGAGACACTCGCGGCGATCAAGGCCGAGTTCGCAGCGTCGCTGGCGCAACGCCAGGCGGCACGGTAG
- a CDS encoding protein kinase, with translation MTIRTKLINRRYRLERRMTLGETTETWLGFDNVLHRAVAVTVPRQELMRSAPFLADFLQRSRIATALHHRGIVAAFDSGEDGETPYLITEYTGGEQLTDIIRLEAPFDVDDVAILVEQVAGALEYAHQRGFVHGQLSTADVVVDSQGAAKLFGLGLPSGSVVDGISVTFDEDVQALAAIAFEMLTGEAQNSVERHSAGDAYLIAPDVPRNASDIVAIGLGAGAFRFSSAETFARTLSAWREFDPGAHFVPSLSEVTPPALDFRSAPPVLGQSDFELDPWFESVDLPVTRDPAPEQSKRGVRLALLAALLLALVAGIIVWQGDKATAGIPPGSSVQMESLAELAGF, from the coding sequence GTGACCATTCGCACCAAACTGATCAACCGACGCTATCGCCTCGAGCGACGCATGACGCTCGGCGAAACAACCGAGACATGGCTCGGTTTCGACAATGTGCTCCACCGGGCAGTTGCGGTGACCGTGCCACGACAGGAGCTCATGCGGAGCGCCCCCTTTCTCGCCGACTTTCTGCAGCGCAGCCGAATTGCCACTGCACTGCACCATCGCGGGATCGTTGCGGCATTCGATAGCGGCGAAGATGGCGAGACGCCCTATCTCATCACCGAATACACGGGTGGAGAACAGCTCACCGATATCATCCGCCTGGAAGCTCCGTTCGACGTCGACGATGTCGCGATTCTGGTCGAGCAAGTTGCGGGCGCGCTCGAATATGCGCACCAGCGGGGATTCGTTCACGGTCAGTTGTCAACCGCAGATGTGGTGGTCGACAGTCAAGGAGCGGCCAAGCTGTTCGGCCTGGGACTTCCGAGCGGAAGCGTTGTCGACGGCATTTCGGTTACGTTCGATGAAGATGTTCAGGCCCTCGCAGCAATCGCCTTTGAGATGTTGACCGGCGAAGCACAGAATTCGGTCGAGCGGCACTCTGCTGGAGATGCCTATCTGATCGCCCCCGACGTTCCTCGGAATGCGAGCGACATCGTTGCGATAGGTCTGGGAGCAGGTGCGTTTCGGTTCTCGTCTGCTGAAACGTTCGCGCGCACCTTGAGCGCCTGGCGGGAGTTCGACCCGGGCGCGCACTTCGTTCCCTCACTCTCGGAGGTGACGCCGCCCGCTCTGGATTTCAGGTCTGCGCCACCGGTCCTGGGGCAATCCGATTTCGAGCTCGATCCCTGGTTCGAATCGGTCGACCTTCCCGTCACACGGGACCCGGCGCCCGAGCAATCGAAACGTGGCGTGCGATTGGCGCTCCTTGCGGCGCTGCTGCTCGCGCTGGTCGCAGGAATTATCGTTTGGCAAGGGGACAAGGCCACCGCCGGCATTCCACCCGGCTCATCCGTCCAGATGGAGTCGCTTGCAGAACTCGCGGGTTTCTGA
- the ispE gene encoding 4-(cytidine 5'-diphospho)-2-C-methyl-D-erythritol kinase, protein MTVEFLAPAKVNLGLEVIRKRDDGFHEIATVFQTISLFDRLRIERAENDAVVVTNRIEQIEENLVSLAVERARSAGVATDAWHIEIDKRIPLAAGLGGASSDAAATLRGIAGADTSDLADIALTLGSDVPFFLVGGAALASGRGEILEPLPRLPSCWFVLVSPLVELERKTARLYGSLEAGDFSDGARIARTACALRAGAVPHPDDLANAFSRPLARLLPEIDSLVPAMREAGAPFVALTGAGPTHYTIVPELSAAMEIARRLAGRPPLPLRVLLARPTAAGMLMREKTSLPNEAL, encoded by the coding sequence ATGACCGTCGAGTTTCTTGCGCCCGCCAAGGTGAACCTTGGCCTGGAAGTCATCCGGAAACGTGACGATGGTTTTCACGAGATCGCGACCGTGTTCCAGACGATCAGCCTGTTCGATCGGCTCCGAATCGAGCGCGCCGAGAACGATGCGGTCGTGGTTACGAACCGGATCGAGCAGATCGAGGAAAACCTGGTTTCACTGGCGGTCGAGCGCGCACGCTCGGCGGGTGTCGCCACCGATGCCTGGCATATCGAGATTGACAAACGCATCCCCCTTGCAGCGGGACTCGGAGGGGCAAGTTCTGACGCGGCGGCAACGCTGCGTGGCATCGCGGGTGCTGACACTTCTGACCTGGCCGACATCGCCTTGACGTTGGGCAGCGACGTGCCCTTCTTTCTCGTGGGTGGCGCTGCGCTCGCCAGCGGACGAGGAGAAATATTGGAACCGTTGCCACGGCTTCCGTCGTGTTGGTTCGTCCTCGTATCGCCCCTCGTCGAGCTCGAACGAAAAACCGCCCGGCTTTACGGTTCCCTGGAAGCTGGTGATTTCTCCGACGGCGCGCGCATCGCTCGAACTGCGTGCGCTCTTCGCGCGGGCGCCGTCCCCCATCCCGATGATCTGGCGAATGCTTTCAGTCGACCACTCGCTCGCCTTCTGCCGGAGATCGATTCGCTCGTACCGGCGATGAGGGAGGCTGGGGCGCCATTCGTTGCCTTGACCGGAGCCGGTCCAACACACTACACGATCGTCCCCGAATTGAGCGCTGCGATGGAGATTGCCCGGCGGCTTGCAGGGAGGCCTCCGCTGCCGCTTCGCGTGCTCCTTGCCCGACCCACCGCTGCCGGGATGCTGATGCGTGAGAAAACCAGCCTGCCGAACGAAGCGTTATAG
- the rsmA gene encoding 16S rRNA (adenine(1518)-N(6)/adenine(1519)-N(6))-dimethyltransferase RsmA yields MTELPIPTRKFLEEIGVQPSKGRGQNFLKEAWVVERMAAELAVGPGDLVVEVGPGLGALTGALLDTGATVRAVEVDEQLAAYLRGELDSERFSLVQADARTVSIDEIVPEGRKYDFAANLPYSSAPVILRHFLESERPPERSICMVQREVALRIAAEPPDMSILGVAVQVYATAQVLFDVPPEAFVPKPKVVSSVVLIERHPEPMIDVAERPEFFRLVTAGFAQKRKTVLNSLSAALPADRETIRARLEQAGIDPVRRAETLSVEEWIALLRGDSTP; encoded by the coding sequence GTGACCGAGCTGCCGATTCCGACGCGGAAGTTCCTGGAGGAGATCGGCGTTCAGCCGTCCAAGGGGCGAGGGCAGAACTTCCTCAAGGAAGCGTGGGTTGTCGAGCGAATGGCCGCCGAACTGGCCGTCGGTCCCGGAGATCTGGTCGTGGAAGTCGGACCCGGCCTGGGCGCGCTGACTGGGGCGCTGCTCGACACCGGCGCCACCGTTCGGGCGGTCGAGGTCGACGAACAACTGGCAGCCTACCTGCGCGGGGAGCTCGACTCAGAGCGGTTTTCCCTGGTGCAAGCCGACGCGCGCACCGTCTCGATCGATGAGATCGTCCCAGAGGGGCGGAAATACGACTTCGCGGCCAATCTCCCCTATTCGTCCGCTCCGGTCATTCTGCGTCATTTCCTCGAGTCAGAACGGCCGCCTGAACGGTCGATCTGCATGGTGCAACGAGAGGTAGCCTTGCGCATTGCAGCGGAGCCGCCCGACATGTCGATCCTGGGCGTGGCCGTGCAGGTCTACGCGACCGCGCAGGTGCTCTTCGATGTGCCGCCTGAGGCGTTCGTTCCCAAACCGAAAGTCGTTTCTTCAGTCGTGCTGATCGAGCGGCATCCCGAGCCAATGATCGACGTCGCCGAACGTCCTGAGTTCTTTCGCCTGGTGACCGCCGGGTTCGCGCAGAAGCGAAAAACAGTATTGAACTCGTTGTCCGCGGCACTGCCTGCCGATCGCGAAACGATTCGCGCCAGACTGGAGCAGGCCGGTATCGATCCTGTGCGCCGAGCGGAGACGCTCTCGGTCGAGGAATGGATCGCGCTCTTGCGCGGCGACAGCACGCCATGA